The Stutzerimonas stutzeri RCH2 genomic interval CTGGCTATTGCTGATCCTCGCAATACTGCCCGGCTTCACCGAAGCGGCTCAGGCCGAACCGACCTCACCTCTGCAGAGCATGCAGATCCATGCCAACCGCGCCACCAGCAGCTTGCTGCTCTACCGCGGCGAAGGCTTCCAGAAAGCCCATCTGCTGCGCCTGGAGGAAGATATCCGCGCGCTGAACGCTGCCTTGCTGAAGGTCGCCAATCCCACCAGCGCGCTTCGCGAAAGCCACCTGGAACTGCAGACCCGGCTGCGGGAGGGTGCCAGCTTCGGCTACAAGGAAGACGACATGCCCTGGGGCTGGCCGCTGCAGATGAGCAAGGCATTGCGCGACTTTCTTACGGCCGCCCGCGCGCAGCAGGGCGCCGATACCGAGGCGGAACTGCCGGCGAAAGTGGAGTACCTGGCCGTGCAATACCTCAGCCGCGCTTATATCGGCTCGTTCGAGATCGCCCGTGAACAGCCGGACACCTACCTCGGGCAGGACGAACGCAATCTGGTGCCGGCCATCGACGCGCAGCTAGCCGGGCTGGACGGCAAGCGCGATCCCGCTCTGGCCAAGCTCAAGACCCGCTGGGATTTTCTCAAGGTAGCGCTCGAGGACATGAACAGCGCCAGCAACAACCTCACCACCGCCTCCGGCCGACCCTTCGCGCCGATCATGGTCGACCGTCATGCCCGCAGCCTCAGCGACCAGTGGATGGCCGCCAGACCCTGACCACGGTCAGCCGTGGGCGGCCGACTCGCGCAGACGCACCGGACCGACGCGCGCTTCGATGGCGAGGCGCAACGGTTCGCGCAGGCCAAGCATGAAACCGAGTTCAGCCGCGACGAACAGCGGGCCGATGATCAGTCCGGTAAGGTCATCGACGAAGGCCGGCTTGCGCCCCTCGAAATAGTGCCCGACGAACTGGATCACCCAGCCGAGCACGAACAATCCCAGCCCAACGCCCAGCCACAACGCCGTCGTCGCGCTGGCAAGGCGCGCGCCCAGCCATACGCTCAGCAGCAACACCGCGCCCATCAGCAGGCCATAACGCAGATCGAGACGTAGATAGAACAGCGCCGCCGCGAGCGAGACCAGTGCGGCCGGGCTGAGCCATAGTCCAGCCACGTCGATGCCAGGCCGCGACAGCAACACGGCAACCGCCAGCACGATCAGCGGAATGCCGATGAAATGGGTGAGCAGGTTGCGCGGGTCACGATGATAGGCCGCGTACTGCGCCAGGTGATCGGTGAGGGTTTTCATTGGCGGCATCTCCAGATTTCGCGTCCGCCAAGCTTAGTCGGTCGGTGCGCTGCCGCCCTCGTCAGCAGCCAAGGCAATCACGCCAAGATCGAGGTTGGCTGCGCTATTCCTCGGGTCGATAACCCAGTCGCAGCCCGCCCCAGTGCCGACCATTGACCATGATCGGTACCGACAGATCGTGCATCAGCTCGCCGGTATCGCGGCTGTAGGTCTGCAGCAATACCCGGCGCTGATGACTGCCACAACGCCCGCCGGTGCGATCGTTGAACAGGCGCTTGCTGCGGCTCTTGACCCGGTCGATTTCCGGATTGCCCACCGGCGGCTGGCTGAATGCACGATTGTGCGTCGGCACGTAACCTTCGGGCGTGGTGGCGATGGCATAGACCATCGCCGAATGCTGCTGCAGCAGCGGCTCCTGAACCGCCGGCAGCACCTCGTCGGCGTAGCGGTCGAAGCGGGTCTGGTATTTGACCGGATTGGTATTGGGCTGCGCCCGATAATTGCGATCGAACAGGTCATCGAGACTGACGCGTCCGGCGGCAATATCCGCCTCGAACCGTGCGGCAATCGCTGCCGCCCCCTGGCGAGCCAGATCGAACATCGCCTGGTGGTAGTCGTCGAGCTGCACCTCGGCCAGCTGTTCGCTGGCACTCTCGGCCTGCGCCACCAGTCGTTCCGCAGCCTGCTCGAGCTGCCGGGTCTGCTTTTCGCTGTCCAGCGCGTCGGCGCGCAACTGATCGAGGGCGACGAACTGACCGGTTAGGCGCTGATGGTTGTCGGCGGTGCCGGTGGTGATCTGCTCGACCTGGCTTTCGACGCTGCCGGCCAGGCCGGCGATGCCACTGAGCTGCTCGCCGGTGGCGGCAATCTGTTCGGCAGCGGCATCCAGCTCGCTGCCCTGGCGCTGGATATAGCTGACTACCGCCTCGCTCTGCTGACGAATGTCGCCCACCATGCGACCGACTTCCTCGGTAGCACTGGAGGTACGCGCCGCCAGGCTGCGAACCTCATCGGCGACCACGGCGAAACCACGCCCGGCCTCACCGGCGCGCGCAGCCTCGATGGCCGCATTCAGGGCAAGCAGGTTGGTCTGACTGGCAATGGACTGGATCACGTCGGTGATCCGGCGGATCTCTTCAGTGCGTGCCGAAAGCCCGTCGATCAACTCGCGGCTGGCGTGGGTCTGCGCACTGAGCTGCTGCATGCGCTCGATCGCCTTCTGCAACTCCGCCTGCCCGGCATCGCTGCGCTGGCGTACCGCCTGCGCAGCGTCCAGCGTATGGCGGGCGCGCTCTGCGCTGTCCTGCTCGGTAGCGGCGATGGCCTGCGCGCCGTTGGCAATTTCGCTCACGGCCTGCAGTTGCGATTGCAGCCGACTGGCCAGCTGCTCGGCGCTGTAGGCGACCTGGGCAGCCGACAAGGCGTTGTGACAGGTGTTGCGCGAGAGGTTCTTGCTCAGTTCGGCGAAGGCACGCGGCGTATCGTCAGCGCTCGCTGCGTCAGCATTCGCCGCCAGCGATGCACTGAACCAGGGCCAGAGCGCTGCGGCGAGCAACAATATCGCCGTCACTGCCAGCGGCGGAGCCAGCCAGTAATGCACAAGCAACAAACCTATGATCAACGCGGCGTGGAACGCCACGAGCTTGGGATGGCGGTAGGCGGGGCTCATGGACGGCCTCTTGTTCTTGTCGGATCGATCCGACGTTGTACCCATAGCCCCGGATAAAGAACAGTAGTGCCTTAGTAGCAACGTGCCGTCATCGGAGGCTCACTTCAGGCTTAGCGGCCGCTCCCGCACAAACTGAAGCCGTCCAGCCCCCACCGCCGGTCGGGACATCCGTCAGCGCAGCGCGGCGGGCTGATCGGCTGCGGTCAGCGGCAGCGATAGCTGCACGCGTCGACGCAACCAGGGGCTAGGACGGTAACGCGCCTCGCCGCCATAGCAGCCCTGCATGGCTTGCAGGATGGCAAGGATTCGCGCCGCACCGTAGTGCTCGGCGAATCCCAGCGGGCCTTTCGGATAACCCAGCGCCAGGGTGACCGCGCGGTCCAGCGTCTGAGGGTCGGCGATGCCCTTCTGGGCGATCTCGCAGCCCAGATTGACGATGCTCGCAACCACGCGCTGGCTGACGAAGCCGGGCGAGTCGTTGATCACCTCGACCGGCACACCATCGCTACCCAGCGCTTGCCGTGCCTGCGCTTCAATCGCCGCAGCAAGCGCTGGCTGACGCATCAGCACCCGACGTCGGTCGAAATCGCAGAACTGGTCGAGCGCGACAGAGCGCTCCGCTGGCAAACCAAGCCGGGCGATCATGCTGCTGGCATCCTCGCCCAAGGGAGTGATCAGGCAAATGGCGCGCGCCGATGGCACCTCGCCCGATTCAAGCTGCGCACCGGCCGCTTGCAACAAGGCTGCCAGCTGCGAACGCAACGCCGGATCCTGACTGTCCAACCAGAACGGCCGCTCGATGCGAACCGGCGAGAACTGTGGCTCCGGCGTACGGATCTGCTGACCGTTCTCGTAGCGGTAGTAGCCCTGCCCGGTCTTGCGTCCGAGCAACCCTGCGGCAACCCGCTGCGCCGCCTGATACGACGGCGTATAGCGCGGATCCTGATAGAACTGCTGGTACACCGACTCCATCACCGCATGGGAAATATCCAGCCCGGTGAGATCGAACAGCTCGAAAGGCCCCATGCGAAAGCCCGGCCCGTCGCGGAGGATGCGGTCGATCTGCTCGGCATCGGCGATGCCCTCGGCGAGAATGCGCTGGGCCTCGGTGCTGTAGGCGCGACCGGCGTGATTGACCAGGAAACCGGGGGTATCCGGGGTGATCGCCGGAAAATGCCCGGCGTCTTCGGCCAGCTTTACCAGCCGCTGGATGACCTGCGGATCGCTGCGCTCGCCGCGCACCACTTCGACCAGCTTCATCAGCGGCACCGGGTTGAAGAAATGAAAACCCGCCACCCGCCCCGGAAGCCGACAGGCAGCGGCAATACGCGTGACCGAAAGCGAGGAGGTATTGGTGGCAAGGACCGCGTCCTCGGCGAGCAGTGCTTCCAGTTCGACGAACAACGCCTGCTTGATCTCGAGATTCTCGACGATCGCCTCGATCACCAGATCGCAACCGGACAGATCGGCCAGCGCGGGTGCCGCCTGCATGCGCGCAAGCGTGGCGTCCAGCTCGGCAACGCTCAGCCGCCCCTTGGCCACGCCACGTTCGAGCAGCTCGCGGTTGAAGCGCAGCGCGTCACTGATCGACTCACTGCGTGAATCGTGCAGCCACACCTGCTTGCCGGCGCCGGCGAACAGTTGCGCGATCCCGCGACCCATGGCCCCTGCGCCGACGACGCCGATACGCTCAAACATGCAAACCTCCTCACGAGCAATGCGATATTTCGCAGTGCGGAACAAGATTCCATCGAATTGACCGTGAGCGTAAAGACTGCCAATCTCCAGCGCAAGTCAGCCAGCGAACCGCTCGTTCATGTCAGATCAGCCCTATCCCGCCGCCACACTTCAGCAGGTTGAAAGCTCGTTGACCGGGTTCTTCCAGGACCTCGGCTGCCGCCTGAGGGAGTACGGCCCGGAGCGCGTGGTGGTCGAGCTGCTGTTGTTGCCGCGCCACCTGAACAACGCCAGCAACCTGCACGGCGGCGTCACGGCTACCCTGCTGGACGTGGCCATGGGCCTTTGCGGGACCTGGGTGGCACAGCCGGAGCAGCGCCGTGTGGCGACTACGCTGTCGATGAGCGTCAACTTCAGCGCACCGGCTCCGGTCGGCAGCCGCATCCGCGCCGTGGCCGTCTGTCGCTCCGCGGGCCACAAGGTATTTATGGCCAGTTGCGACCTGCTCGATGAACAGGATCGGTTGCTGGCGTTCGGTGAAGGCGTCTACAAGCGCGGCAAACTGCGCAACGAGCTGCCCTGAACGATGCTCGCTCTGCTGCCACTGGCACTCGTCTGCGAGCTGCTTGCCCTGGCCACCCATCTGTCGCTACTGAGCGTGATCAGCGGTGCGCTGCTAGTACTGTTCTTCGTCTGGCACTGGTGCTCGCTGATGCCCTACCCGCGCCGGCTCGGACTGGTCACCCTGGGACTGCTCGGCTACTGGATGCTGTTCGGCCAACCCGACTGGCAGCAGGCCCAGCGAATGCTCTCGTCAGCAGCCTACTACGCCGCCTTTATCGGTGCGCTCGGCCTTGCACACTGCGCAGTCAGGCGGCTGCCACAGCTCGGTGAGCTGCATCGGCTATTGTTGCGGCTGCCCCGCGCCAGTCTTTATCCGAGCTATCTGTTCAGCACTTTTGCGATCAGCTCGGTGCTGAGCTTCGGCATGCTCAATCTCGTCTGCGGTTCGCTGGAACGCTATCTCGAGCGGCAGCCGTACAACCAGCAACAGCGCCGCGAAGGTGCCAGGGGCGTAATGGTTACGGCGCTCCGTGGTTTCGCCCTGGTGCCATTGCTGGCACCGACCAGCGTGGCCGTGGCAATCCTCACCCGCGAATTGCCCGGCCTGAGCTGGAGCGCCCTGCTACCGTTCGGCCTGCTCTGCGGCGCCATCCTTCTGGTCGTTGGCTGGCCAATGGAAAACCGCCGCTTGCGGCAGTTGCAGCCAACCGCTGAGTCGGCGCAAACGACGGCGCCAGCCGACACGGCCGACGGACTGCGCGGCCTGCTCTGCGGCAGCTTGGTCGGCGTCCTGCTGATCGCCCTGCTGGCCAACCTGACTTGGCTGTCGGCAACCCAGGCGGCCATGCTGCTGGTGCCGCTCGCTGTGACAGGGATGCTGCTGTCTCAGGGTGGAGCACCGAAGGCTGTTTATAGCGAAGTGCGCGACACCCTCGCCGGCATACGCAACGAGACCTTCATCTTCGCCTGCTCGGCCCTGCTCGGCGGACTCACTGCGGTACTGATCCCGGTCGAACGCCTGGCCAGCCACTTCAGCAGCACACCGCTGGCGCTGTTCGGACTCGGCAGCGCCGGCATGCTCGCGATCATTGCCCTGGCTCTGCTCGGCGTCGCCCCGATCATCTCTCTGAGTCTGTGTGCCGCATTGCTGGCGCAGCTGGCCGGACATGGGGTGGCGATCATGCAGCCCGCAGTGGCGCTGCTGGTCGGCTTCTCCCTGGCCATGCTGCTGTCGCCCTATGGGCCTTCCGCGCTGATGCTGGCGCGCCACGCGCAATTGTCGCCGTGGCGCATCGCCTTTGGTTGGAACGGCCGTTTCGTGCTGCTGGTGCTCGGCCCGCTGCTGTTGGTGCCATTGCTGGCGTAGCGTTCACATCCAGCCGTATT includes:
- a CDS encoding methyl-accepting chemotaxis protein, producing MSPAYRHPKLVAFHAALIIGLLLVHYWLAPPLAVTAILLLAAALWPWFSASLAANADAASADDTPRAFAELSKNLSRNTCHNALSAAQVAYSAEQLASRLQSQLQAVSEIANGAQAIAATEQDSAERARHTLDAAQAVRQRSDAGQAELQKAIERMQQLSAQTHASRELIDGLSARTEEIRRITDVIQSIASQTNLLALNAAIEAARAGEAGRGFAVVADEVRSLAARTSSATEEVGRMVGDIRQQSEAVVSYIQRQGSELDAAAEQIAATGEQLSGIAGLAGSVESQVEQITTGTADNHQRLTGQFVALDQLRADALDSEKQTRQLEQAAERLVAQAESASEQLAEVQLDDYHQAMFDLARQGAAAIAARFEADIAAGRVSLDDLFDRNYRAQPNTNPVKYQTRFDRYADEVLPAVQEPLLQQHSAMVYAIATTPEGYVPTHNRAFSQPPVGNPEIDRVKSRSKRLFNDRTGGRCGSHQRRVLLQTYSRDTGELMHDLSVPIMVNGRHWGGLRLGYRPEE
- a CDS encoding DUF962 domain-containing protein, translated to MKTLTDHLAQYAAYHRDPRNLLTHFIGIPLIVLAVAVLLSRPGIDVAGLWLSPAALVSLAAALFYLRLDLRYGLLMGAVLLLSVWLGARLASATTALWLGVGLGLFVLGWVIQFVGHYFEGRKPAFVDDLTGLIIGPLFVAAELGFMLGLREPLRLAIEARVGPVRLRESAAHG
- a CDS encoding 3-hydroxyacyl-CoA dehydrogenase; amino-acid sequence: MFERIGVVGAGAMGRGIAQLFAGAGKQVWLHDSRSESISDALRFNRELLERGVAKGRLSVAELDATLARMQAAPALADLSGCDLVIEAIVENLEIKQALFVELEALLAEDAVLATNTSSLSVTRIAAACRLPGRVAGFHFFNPVPLMKLVEVVRGERSDPQVIQRLVKLAEDAGHFPAITPDTPGFLVNHAGRAYSTEAQRILAEGIADAEQIDRILRDGPGFRMGPFELFDLTGLDISHAVMESVYQQFYQDPRYTPSYQAAQRVAAGLLGRKTGQGYYRYENGQQIRTPEPQFSPVRIERPFWLDSQDPALRSQLAALLQAAGAQLESGEVPSARAICLITPLGEDASSMIARLGLPAERSVALDQFCDFDRRRVLMRQPALAAAIEAQARQALGSDGVPVEVINDSPGFVSQRVVASIVNLGCEIAQKGIADPQTLDRAVTLALGYPKGPLGFAEHYGAARILAILQAMQGCYGGEARYRPSPWLRRRVQLSLPLTAADQPAALR
- a CDS encoding PaaI family thioesterase, whose translation is MSDQPYPAATLQQVESSLTGFFQDLGCRLREYGPERVVVELLLLPRHLNNASNLHGGVTATLLDVAMGLCGTWVAQPEQRRVATTLSMSVNFSAPAPVGSRIRAVAVCRSAGHKVFMASCDLLDEQDRLLAFGEGVYKRGKLRNELP